One stretch of Arachis duranensis cultivar V14167 chromosome 1, aradu.V14167.gnm2.J7QH, whole genome shotgun sequence DNA includes these proteins:
- the LOC107465283 gene encoding uncharacterized protein LOC107465283 isoform X1, translating into MRFTWAYALSITVVVLIVASAVASCFTSPVEKLLKDFLIWVDRDLGPWGPLALVAAYVPLTILSVPPSVLTVGGGYLFGFTIGFLADSIGATIGAAVAFLLGRTVGNSLVISRLNDYPKFRNVAIAIQRSGFKIVLLLRLVPWLPFGMLNYLLSVTPVSLGEYTLASWLGMMPLTLALVYVGTTLKDISDVTHGWGALSKTHWALIILSLVISVILMICVTRVAKSALDKALAECEENQDIDIEGTGTLQQLAADSSADLNQPLIISDQANGNQQK; encoded by the exons ATGAGATTCACGTGGGCCTACGCTCTTAGCATCACAGTTGTGGTTCTCATTGTTGCATCTGCTGTTGCTTCTTGTTTCACTTCTCCAGTTGAAAAG cttttaaaagATTTCTTGATATGGGTTGATCGTGATCTTGGGCCATGGGGTCCACTTGCTCT GGTAGCTGCTTACGTTCCCTTAACTATCTTGTCTGTTCCACCTTCTGTGCTAACT GTTGGTGGTGGGTATCTCTTTGGGTTTACAATAGGCTTTCTTGCTGACTCTATTGGTGCAACAATTGGTGCTGCAGTTGCGTTTCTTCTTGGTAGAACA GTTGGGAATTCACTAGTTATCTCTAGGTTGAATGATTATCCCAAGTTTAGAAATGTAGCAATAGCAATTCAAAGATCTGGCTTTAAG ATTGTGTTACTTCTTAGGCTTGTACCATGGCTACCATTTGGCATGCTAAATTACCTGCTCTCTGTGACTCCTGTTTCATTAGGGGAATACACACTAGCTTCCTGGTTAGGAATGATG CCATTAACACTGGCACTTGTATATGTTGGAACAACCCTGAAGGATATATCTGATGTCACGCATGGTTGGGGTGCGTTATCAAAGACTCATTGG GCTCTCATCATATTAAGCCTTGTAATATCTG TGATTCTGATGATATGTGTTACCAGAGTAGCCAAGTCAGCTTTAGATAAAGCCTTAGCTGAATGTGAAGAGAATCAAGATATAGACATAGAAGGCACCGGTACCTTGCAACAGTTAGCCGCTGATTCATCTGCAGATCTTAATCAGCCTCTCATAATATCAGATCAGGCCAATGGCAATCAACAGAAGTAA
- the LOC107465264 gene encoding uncharacterized protein LOC107465264 — protein sequence MPEKVVVNQWGVWSIPIHHWRVGLLTALVLFGMVLVWSIDGCTVKNLIHTWRLRQDYHLSVVRVHSPNFTHSNPNTLPSHYVPTSLDRKAHLGSQDQDPVTVSWISSELEANLTSNLLAHWSAHGGEPCKDSKTVEIVIPGLDGGERMIELSAGDVHEFGFHALDELGKPHCVGGDYFETDLSGESWKSRPLVKDFSNGSYSVSLQVHPDFEGVYNFTIILLYRHFEGLKFTPWRFVHDRVLRNIAIRFYRTSAQLPELKACKASDFSRDVWCGRWTRHAKNDECLIGNDGRYRCLAPDFPCKAPWCDGSLGTLESNGWVYSTHCSFKMYSAESAWNCLKGRWIFFWGDSNHVDTIRNMLNFILDLPEIHAVPRRFDMNFSNPKDPSQTIRITSIFNGHWNETQNYLGLDSLRDEGFQNLLLKYFSEDTIPDTVIMNSGLHDGVHWRNIRAFSVGADYAASFWADVMRTVKQRGLAWPRVFYRNTVATGGYARSLAFNPNKMEVFNGVFLEKLKHAGIVSGVIDNFDMTFPWHFDNRCNDGVHYGRAPVKMKWRDGQIGHQYFVDLMLAHVLLNALCST from the coding sequence ATGCCTGAGAAGGTGGTGGTGAATCAATGGGGAGTGTGGTCCATTCCAATACACCATTGGCGTGTTGGGTTGCTCACAGCTTTGGTTTTGTTTGGAATGGTTCTTGTTTGGAGCATTGATGGATGCACCGTCAAGAATCTCATTCATACTTGGAGGCTTCGCCAAGATTATCATCTTTCTGTTGTAAGGGTTCATTCTCCTAACTTTACTCATTCCAATCCAAATACTTTACCTTCTCATTATGTTCCCACTAGTTTGGATAGAAAAGCTCATTTAGGGTCCCAAGATCAAGATCCTGTTACTGTAAGTTGGATTTCAAGTGAACTTGAAGCCAATTTGACTTCAAACCTTCTAGCTCATTGGTCTGCTCATGGAGGAGAACCTTGTAAGGATTCCAAGACTGTAGAGATTGTGATTCCTGGTTTGGATGGTGGTGAAAGAATGATAGAGCTATCAGCTGGTGATGTTCATGAGTTTGGATTTCATGCATTGGATGAGTTAGGGAAGCCTCACTGTGTTGGTGGTGATTACTTTGAAACTGATCTTTCAGGGGAGTCATGGAAATCTAGGCCTTTAGTGAAGGATTTCAGCAATGGTTCTTACTCTGTTTCACTGCAAGTTCATCCAGATTTTGAGGGGGTTTACAACTTCACCATAATCCTGCTTTATAGACACTTTGAAGGACTCAAATTCACCCCCTGGAGATTTGTTCATGATCGAGTTCTTCGCAACATTGCGATCAGGTTCTACAGAACCAGTGCTCAATTACCAGAACTCAAGGCTTGCAAAGCTTCTGATTTTAGCAGGGATGTGTGGTGTGGAAGGTGGACAAGGCATGCCAAGAATGATGAATGTCTCATAGGTAATGATGGTAGGTATCGATGCTTAGCGCCGGATTTTCCTTGCAAAGCTCCATGGTGTGATGGCTCCTTGGGAACTCTGGAGAGTAATGGTTGGGTGTACTCAACTCACTGCTCATTCAAGATGTATTCAGCTGAGTCTGCTTGGAACTGCTTGAAGGGTCGCTGGATTTTCTTTTGGGGCGATTCGAATCATGTTGACACTATCCGAAATATGCTCAATTTCATTCTGGATTTGCCAGAGATTCATGCTGTCCCAAGACGATTTGACATGAACTTCTCGAACCCAAAAGATCCTTCTCAAACAATTAGGATTACAAGCATCTTCAATGGGCATTGGAATGAAACACAAAACTATCTAGGATTGGATTCTCTGAGGGATGAAGGGTTTCAAAATTTGCTGTTGAAATACTTCTCAGAAGACACAATCCCAGACACTGTGATCATGAACTCTGGCTTGCATGATGGGGTACACTGGCGTAATATAAGAGCATTTTCTGTTGGAGCAGACTATGCAGCATCTTTTTGGGCCGATGTTATGAGGACGGTGAAACAAAGGGGACTGGCATGGCCTAGAGTCTTTTACAGGAACACTGTTGCAACTGGTGGATATGCAAGATCACTAGCATTTAATCCCAACAAAATGGAGGTTTTCAATGGTGTGTTCTTAGAGAAATTAAAGCATGCCGGCATTGTGTCTGGTGTGATCGACAACTTTGATATGACATTTCCATGGCACTTTGATAACCGTTGTAATGATGGTGTTCACTATGGAAGGGCTCCGGTGAAGATGAAGTGGCGAGACGGCCAAATTGGGCATCAATATTTTGTGGACCTCATGTTAGCTCATGTACTTCTCAATGCATTATGTTCAACATAG
- the LOC107465283 gene encoding uncharacterized protein LOC107465283 isoform X2 — MGSTCSGSCLRSLNYLVCSTFCANFTMLDIQVGGGYLFGFTIGFLADSIGATIGAAVAFLLGRTVGNSLVISRLNDYPKFRNVAIAIQRSGFKIVLLLRLVPWLPFGMLNYLLSVTPVSLGEYTLASWLGMMPLTLALVYVGTTLKDISDVTHGWGALSKTHWALIILSLVISVILMICVTRVAKSALDKALAECEENQDIDIEGTGTLQQLAADSSADLNQPLIISDQANGNQQK, encoded by the exons ATGGGGTCCACTTGCTCT GGTAGCTGCTTACGTTCCCTTAACTATCTTGTCTGTTCCACCTTCTGTGCTAACT TCACCATGCTTGATATTCAGGTTGGTGGTGGGTATCTCTTTGGGTTTACAATAGGCTTTCTTGCTGACTCTATTGGTGCAACAATTGGTGCTGCAGTTGCGTTTCTTCTTGGTAGAACA GTTGGGAATTCACTAGTTATCTCTAGGTTGAATGATTATCCCAAGTTTAGAAATGTAGCAATAGCAATTCAAAGATCTGGCTTTAAG ATTGTGTTACTTCTTAGGCTTGTACCATGGCTACCATTTGGCATGCTAAATTACCTGCTCTCTGTGACTCCTGTTTCATTAGGGGAATACACACTAGCTTCCTGGTTAGGAATGATG CCATTAACACTGGCACTTGTATATGTTGGAACAACCCTGAAGGATATATCTGATGTCACGCATGGTTGGGGTGCGTTATCAAAGACTCATTGG GCTCTCATCATATTAAGCCTTGTAATATCTG TGATTCTGATGATATGTGTTACCAGAGTAGCCAAGTCAGCTTTAGATAAAGCCTTAGCTGAATGTGAAGAGAATCAAGATATAGACATAGAAGGCACCGGTACCTTGCAACAGTTAGCCGCTGATTCATCTGCAGATCTTAATCAGCCTCTCATAATATCAGATCAGGCCAATGGCAATCAACAGAAGTAA
- the LOC107465312 gene encoding heavy metal-associated isoprenylated plant protein 32, producing the protein MSSKEEFLKIQKCVLKVNIHCDGCKQKVKKILQKIDGVFTTEIDAEQGKVTVSGNVDPNVLIKKLSKSGKYAELCAAPKPNNNQNQNSHLPNHFNKMQIDVKGGGGGGGGGSNNKGQQNQKGGGNNQHPPKGSGGGGQQGANPHQQQQQQQQQLQQQIQRQQQLQQQLQQLQQMKGFQDLKLPQFKDMKPPPHQNPNAAKPAKFVMPEDEEDFTDDELDDEFDEDDEDYDDDEFGDDMDALPPPNKMKQPPGPIMMNNGSHPQFMNAPKGGGAAAAGGGGGPVAVQVQGNNNGAKKGGGGNNHQNQGGKQNNGGGAAMAEGKMGNNGEGSKNGNNGNGGKKGNPMGGGGGGGGGVQGMNFQGGRPPMGMGMGTGTGMGMGMGMGGPPNMGAVQGLPAGPSGSGPGIPDMMAGNPYQQQQYMAAMMNAQQQQQQQQQRAMAIPVGGNERFQPMMYARPPPAVNYMYPPPLPPYTYPPPDPYTHFFSDENTSSCSLM; encoded by the exons ATGAGTAGTAAAGAAGAATTTTTGAAGATACAG AAATGTGTTCTTAAAGTGAACATACACTGTGATGGGTGCAAGCAGAAAGTGAAGAAAATCCTGCAGAAAATTGATG GGGTGTTTACGACTGAGATAGATGCAGAGCAGGGGAAGGTGACGGTTTCAGGGAATGTGGACCCCAACGTTCTCATCAAGAAGCTTTCAAAATCAGGCAAATATGCCGAGCTCTGTGCTGCACCCAAGCCtaacaacaaccaaaaccagAACAGCCATCTCCCCAACCACTTCAACAAAATGCAAATCGACGTCAAAGGTGGTGGTGGCGGTGGCGGAGGAGGAAGCAACAACAAGGGTCAGCAGAACCAAAAGGGTGGAGGAAACAACCAGCATCCACCCAAGGggagtggtggtggtggtcAGCAAGGAGCAAATCCCCATCAACAGCAgcaacagcagcaacaacagcTACAGCAGCAGATTCAGAGACAACAGCAGCTGCAGCAGCAGCTTCAGCAACTTCAGCAGATGAAAGGATTCCAAGATCTGAAGCTTCCTCAATTCAAGGACATGAAGCCTCCCCCTCATCAGAACCCAAACGCTGCTAAGCCTGCTAAGTTCGTCATGCCTGAAGACGAGGAGGATTTCACGGATGACGAATTAGACGATGAGTTTGATGAGGATGATGAGGACTATGACGACGACGAATTTGGCGATGACATGGACGCGCTTCCTCCTCCCAACAAGATGAAGCAACCCCCAGGCCCCATCATGATGAATAATGGGAGTCATCCACAGTTCATGAATGCTCCCAAGGGGGGCGGCGCCGCTGctgctggtggtggtggtgggccTGTGGCTGTTCAAGTTCAAGGCAATAATAATGGAGCAAAGAAGGGAGGAGGAGGGAACAATCATCAGAATCAAGGGGGTAAACAAAACAATGGAGGTGGTGCAGCGATGGCGGAGGGTAAAATGGGAAATAACGGCGAGGGGAGTAAGAATGGTAACAATGGGAACGGGGGTAAAAAGGGAAATCCAATGGGAGGAGGGGGAGGTGGTGGAGGTGGTGTTCAAGGAATGAATTTCCAAGGCGGTCGGCCTCCAATGGGCATGGGCATGGGCACGGGCACGGGCATGGGTATGGGTATGGGTATGGGTGGGCCCCCCAACATGGGAGCCGTTCAAGGCCTCCCTGCTGGACCCTCAGGCTCAGGGCCAGGTATCCCAGATATGATGGCGGGAAACCCTTATCAACAGCAACAATACATGGCAGCTATGATGAAcgcacaacaacaacaacaacaacaacaacaaagggcAATGGCAATTCCAGTGGGAGGGAATGAGAGATTCCAACCAATGATGTATGCAAGGCCTCCCCCTGCAGTCAATTACATGTaccctcctcctcttcctccttacACATACCCTCCTCCCGACCCTTACACCCATTTTTTCAGCGATGAGAATACTTCTAGTTGCTCTCTTATGTGA
- the LOC107465297 gene encoding uncharacterized protein LOC107465297, producing MTKNKKQVRSIMDKVQGFRLVSCGGCFDSCRDHTRGSRTGTRIWNFSDKPVELQIRVGSILKKIHTLKPGSSKRMKCRSIYKAYMPSGGNGGSLKNLLYHYDETCHPYIWIHDTGCDSLRMGKQQYISLEDLRDSSDIRIFRDHQRGCVSVRKRTRPDLC from the coding sequence ATGACAAAGAACAAGAAGCAGGTCAGGTCCATCATGGACAAAGTGCAAGGATTTCGCCTTGTATCTTGCGGCGGCTGCTTTGACAGCTGTCGTGACCATACTCGAGGCTCTCGAACCGGGACAAGGATATGGAACTTTAGTGATAAGCCAGTGGAGCTGCAAATAAGGGTGGGATCAATACTAAAGAAGATTCACACATTGAAGCCAGGATCATCCAAGAGAATGAAGTGTAGAAGCATATATAAGGCATATATGCCTAGTGGTGGGAATGGTGGCAGCTTGAAGAACTTGTTGTATCACTATGATGAAACTTGTCACCCTTATATTTGGATCCATGACACAGGCTGTGATTCCTTGAGGATGGGGAAACAACAGTACATTAGTCTTGAGGATCTCAGGGATTCTTCTGATATCAGAATCTTCAGGGATCATCAGAGAGGCTGCGTATCGGTTCGCAAAAGAACAAGGCCAGATTTGTGCTGA
- the LOC107465273 gene encoding probable E3 ubiquitin-protein ligase LUL4: MGISWSNTNSNSNRRRRNNYPPPFPPPYYYSSDAHPPQLPPPPPPSQPPPPQGYYFPPTNPSTTPYVGTHPLPPAPPPQTHSFYYSNGYATPTAAAATTNAPNYANRLHYHPYYANQGAPAWAPVRPPVAAAAAAAPPPYVDHQTTKKIRNDVNLHKDTLRLEIDELNPDHHLVSFVFDALFDGRFTIYYLAKEEEKCRFIPLYPDAFAPISFPFQKGVGQKFCQPPGTGIDLGFFELEDLAKPSPEEDLFPLVICAETSMRTSEDETSDGSTIDASPHMQITQAVLVKSNGIGPFEVKVIRQILWIDGVRYELRELYGIGSGSTAADFDDNDPGKECVICMTEPKDTAVLPCRHMCMCSECAKALRLQSNKCPICRQPIEELMEIKINNDDK, encoded by the exons atgGGAATCTCTTGGAGCAACACCAACAGTAACAgtaacagaagaagaagaaacaattaCCCACCTCCTTTTCCTCCTCCGTACTACTACTCTTCTGATGCTCATCCTCCGCAGCTTCCACCGCCGCCGCCGCCTTCTCAGCCCCCACCGCCGCAAGGCTATTACTTTCCCCCAACCAACCCTTCCACCACTCCCTACGTCGGTACCCATCCTCTGCCTCCTGCTCCTCCTCCTCAGACCCATTCCTTCTATTATTCAAATGGCTACGCCACCCCTACCGCCGCCGCCGCCACCACCAACGCTCCTAACTATGCCAATCGCCTTCACTACCACCCTTACTATGCAAATCAGGGTGCTCCCGCCTGGGCCCCTGTTCGCCCCCCCGTTGCTGCTGCCGCCGCCGCAGCTCCACCGCCCTATGTCGACCATCAAACCACTAAGAAGATTAGGAACGACGTGAACTTGCATAAAGATACTTTGCGCCTGGAGATTGACGAGCTCAACCCTGATCACCACTTGGTTTCTTTCGTTTTTGATGCCCTCTTTGATGGCAG ATTTACTATCTACTACTTagccaaagaagaagaaaagtgtAGGTTTATTCCACTATATCCCGATGCATTTGCGCCGATCTCATTCCCCTTTCAAAAAGGAGTTGGCCAGAAATTTTGTCAGCCTCCTGGAACGGGCATTGACCTTGGTTTCTTTGAGTTAGAGGATCTTGCGAAGCCCTCACCTGAAGAAGATCTGTTTCCCCTTGTAATATGTGCTGAAACAAGTATGAGAACTTCAGAAGATGAAACTTCTGATGGTTCCACAATTGATGCATCTCCTCACATGCAAATAACTCAAGCTGTCTTAGTGAAAAGCAACGGTATTGGTCCTTTCGAGGTAAAAGTAATTAGGCAGATTCTCTGGATTGATGGAGTTCGTTATGAGTTGAGAGAGTTATATGGAATAGGAAGTGGCTCAACAGCTGCAGATTTTGATGATAATGATCCTGGGAAGGAGTGTGTAATATGCATGACCGAACCAAAGGACACTGCTGTCTTACCTTGCCGACATATG TGTATGTGCAGCGAGTGTGCAAAAGCATTACGGCTTCAATCCAATAAGTGCCCAATATGCCGCCAACCTATTGAGGAGCTCATGGAAATCAAGATAAACAATGATGACAAATGA